One Candidatus Ornithobacterium hominis genomic region harbors:
- a CDS encoding M23 family metallopeptidase: MMKKGTQYFRKIQKKSFGTPQNNTQLIFYVIFLSLFFSALGTLLGYHYFIKPKNISQVQLEHELEEMELQYAVLNKKFKKTQEVLDNLEERDEFIYRSFFELEPISKDARKAGFGGIDRYEKFSRLQNAELIKETSKSLDILSKRLIIQSKSLDEIIESAKKKDEMFRHLPAIQPIANKDLKKIASGFGMRLHPILKIGKLHAGIDFSAPTGTPVYATGDATVAQAENMGGFGNVVVLNHGYGYKTLYAHLNKIKTQLGQKVKRGDVIGYVGSSGLSTGAHLHYEVHKNGEKVNPINFFHQDVSPDEFRKLYEDSQKMTVSLD, from the coding sequence ATGATGAAGAAAGGAACTCAATATTTTCGAAAAATTCAAAAAAAATCTTTCGGGACACCTCAAAATAATACGCAACTTATTTTCTATGTTATCTTTTTAAGCCTATTTTTTTCTGCCTTGGGCACTCTTTTAGGCTACCATTATTTTATTAAGCCTAAAAATATTTCTCAAGTACAGCTAGAGCATGAATTGGAGGAAATGGAACTTCAATATGCGGTTTTGAACAAAAAATTCAAAAAAACGCAAGAAGTTTTAGATAATTTAGAAGAAAGAGATGAATTTATCTACCGTTCATTTTTTGAATTAGAACCGATTTCTAAAGATGCTAGAAAAGCAGGATTTGGCGGGATTGACCGCTACGAAAAGTTTTCACGTCTGCAAAATGCTGAACTCATCAAAGAAACGTCAAAAAGTTTAGATATTCTAAGCAAACGGCTCATTATTCAATCAAAATCTTTGGATGAAATCATAGAATCAGCAAAGAAAAAAGACGAAATGTTTCGTCACCTCCCAGCCATTCAACCCATCGCCAATAAAGATTTGAAAAAAATAGCCTCAGGCTTCGGCATGCGATTACATCCAATCTTGAAAATCGGGAAACTACACGCTGGCATTGATTTTTCTGCACCTACGGGAACGCCCGTGTATGCCACAGGAGACGCCACCGTAGCACAGGCAGAAAATATGGGCGGTTTTGGAAATGTGGTGGTTTTGAACCACGGCTATGGCTACAAAACCTTGTATGCTCACTTGAATAAAATCAAAACTCAACTTGGGCAAAAGGTGAAGAGAGGTGATGTTATTGGCTATGTGGGTTCTAGCGGATTATCGACGGGAGCTCATTTGCATTACGAAGTTCATAAGAATGGTGAAAAAGTAAATCCCATCAATTTTTTCCATCAAGATGTAAGTCCTGATGAGTTTAGAAAACTCTATGAGGATTCTCAAAAAATGACAGTATCTTTGGATTGA
- a CDS encoding Fic family protein has product MNNYTIPTLPLTIDLETKKVFKMVIAANKALAELNGVSETIPNEQIILNTLSLQEAKDSSAIENIITTHDELFSSDSLAKQFTSVAAKEVYNYSSSLKFGFELVKKTGLLTSNNIIEIHSVLEETRTGFRKVPGTSLKNDQTQEIIYTPPQSFREINEHMNNLEIFINDSELSDLDPLVKLAIIHHQFESIHPFYDGNGRTGRIINILYMVKENLLHLPILYLSRYINQNKAEYYRLLQHTRYTNEWENWILFMLEAIEKTSIQTIQIIKGIKTLMQEYKEEIRTELPKIYSQDLINNLFKHPYTKIEFVVTDLNVSRQTASRYLEQLVELDLLHLQRIGKENFYINVALYKFLNEATQLHKLNED; this is encoded by the coding sequence ATGAATAACTATACTATTCCTACACTGCCATTAACAATTGATTTGGAAACTAAAAAAGTTTTCAAAATGGTGATTGCAGCCAATAAAGCACTTGCGGAATTAAATGGTGTATCAGAAACAATACCTAATGAACAGATTATATTAAACACGCTTTCGTTACAAGAAGCGAAAGATAGTTCGGCTATAGAAAATATTATCACTACCCATGATGAACTTTTTAGTAGTGATTCTTTAGCCAAACAATTTACAAGCGTGGCTGCTAAAGAGGTGTATAATTACTCGAGTTCCTTGAAATTTGGATTTGAATTAGTGAAGAAAACGGGTTTGTTAACCTCTAATAATATAATTGAAATTCACTCTGTTTTAGAGGAAACTAGGACTGGATTTAGAAAAGTTCCTGGAACATCTCTTAAAAATGATCAAACCCAAGAAATAATATACACCCCTCCACAAAGTTTTCGAGAGATTAACGAACACATGAATAATTTGGAAATATTTATTAATGATTCTGAATTATCCGATTTGGATCCTTTAGTAAAACTTGCTATCATTCATCATCAGTTTGAAAGTATTCATCCTTTTTACGATGGCAATGGAAGGACAGGAAGAATTATCAATATCTTGTATATGGTAAAGGAAAATCTACTCCATCTTCCTATATTATATTTAAGTCGATATATTAATCAAAATAAGGCAGAATATTATCGTTTACTTCAACATACAAGATATACTAATGAATGGGAAAATTGGATTCTTTTTATGCTTGAAGCTATTGAAAAAACATCTATCCAGACTATTCAGATTATTAAGGGAATAAAAACATTGATGCAGGAATATAAGGAAGAAATTCGTACAGAATTACCTAAGATTTATTCGCAAGACTTAATCAATAATTTATTTAAGCATCCTTATACTAAAATTGAATTTGTTGTAACTGATTTAAATGTATCAAGACAAACAGCTTCTAGATATTTAGAGCAATTAGTAGAACTAGATTTACTACATCTTCAAAGAATAGGAAAAGAAAATTTTTATATTAATGTAGCATTATACAAATTTCTAAATGAAGCGACACAATTACATAAATTAAATGAGGATTAA
- a CDS encoding DUF6088 family protein, translated as MKSSKNQIETKILKSSLGEIFFAEDFYTYGSPGNIRLTLFRLVNEGILERLAQGIYLKPKRDPLLGTLYPTTEEIAKQIAQRDKARIAPTGVFALYLLGLTTQVPLKAVYLSDGSQREIKIGNRSIQFKKTVPKSFAIKDELLHLIVQAFKEVGQHKVTEEFIEKIKPSVVQLDSQVVQKQVKYAPVWIQKVIKNLMKHE; from the coding sequence GTGAAATCATCTAAAAATCAAATAGAAACAAAGATTTTAAAATCATCATTAGGCGAAATATTTTTCGCTGAAGATTTCTATACGTATGGTTCACCAGGTAATATTCGTTTAACGCTTTTTCGTTTGGTCAATGAAGGTATATTAGAACGTTTGGCTCAAGGCATTTATCTAAAACCCAAAAGAGATCCATTGTTAGGTACCCTTTATCCTACTACGGAAGAAATAGCCAAGCAAATAGCACAACGCGACAAAGCACGTATTGCACCAACGGGTGTATTCGCTTTGTATTTGTTGGGGCTTACCACACAAGTTCCTTTAAAAGCGGTGTATCTGTCCGATGGTTCACAACGAGAAATTAAAATAGGAAACCGTAGCATTCAATTTAAAAAAACGGTTCCTAAAAGTTTTGCCATAAAAGATGAATTGTTGCATTTAATCGTGCAAGCATTTAAAGAGGTGGGACAACATAAAGTAACCGAAGAATTTATAGAAAAAATAAAACCTTCTGTAGTGCAGCTCGACTCTCAAGTGGTCCAAAAGCAAGTAAAATATGCACCGGTTTGGATACAGAAAGTAATAAAAAATTTAATGAAACATGAATAA
- a CDS encoding DUF3387 domain-containing protein gives MALRPEWGELQLAEDLSDKERKEIKPIERVKMVMTRNKDDEEKLWNLLGNKDDRKELDRQFKQIKSNFKIAIVVDMWLTGFDVPFLDTIYIDKPLQTHNLIQTISRVNRKYEGKDRGLVVDYIGIKKNLNKALGMFNNQTADDDFEDLNQAEIIVRDQMDLLRQFFHQFDNALYYQGNPVERLQCLNKASELVLKTEESEKFFVNVTKKLKSSYNLVSGSELFTPKEVDEIHFYFAVKSIVVKLTKGEAPDTEQMNAKVAKMVEEAIVSEGVEEIFKLDDNKANAIDLFNDKFIEKISNLELPNTKIKILERLLKQTINDFKKINKVKGQDFSELLQGIVNRYNERSENDLLDYEGIQSDTAEQMLDLIIKLRTEMASFEDLGIDYEEKAFYDILDVICKQYGFEFDKEKLLELAKEIKKIVDNTAKYPDWSDRDDIKAQLKMDIIVKLHQYGYPPITQDDVYKNVLEQAENFKKNR, from the coding sequence TTGGCGTTACGCCCGGAATGGGGCGAATTGCAATTGGCAGAAGATTTATCAGATAAAGAACGTAAGGAAATCAAACCTATTGAACGTGTGAAAATGGTGATGACACGTAATAAGGATGATGAAGAAAAGTTATGGAATTTATTAGGCAATAAAGATGATCGAAAAGAATTGGATAGACAATTCAAGCAAATCAAATCCAACTTTAAAATTGCGATTGTAGTGGATATGTGGTTAACAGGATTTGATGTTCCCTTCTTAGATACCATTTATATTGATAAACCTTTACAAACGCATAATTTAATACAAACTATTTCTCGTGTCAATCGTAAATACGAAGGTAAAGATCGCGGTTTAGTTGTTGATTACATAGGAATTAAAAAGAATCTAAATAAGGCATTAGGAATGTTCAATAACCAAACTGCCGATGATGATTTTGAAGACTTAAATCAAGCTGAAATCATCGTTAGAGATCAAATGGATTTGTTACGTCAGTTTTTCCATCAGTTTGATAACGCTTTGTATTATCAAGGTAATCCTGTAGAACGTTTGCAATGTTTGAATAAAGCATCAGAATTGGTTTTAAAAACAGAAGAATCAGAAAAGTTTTTTGTGAATGTTACCAAAAAATTGAAATCGTCTTACAACTTAGTGAGTGGTTCGGAATTGTTTACTCCGAAAGAAGTCGATGAAATTCATTTTTATTTTGCCGTGAAATCAATTGTCGTAAAATTAACCAAAGGTGAAGCTCCCGATACTGAACAAATGAATGCTAAAGTAGCCAAAATGGTAGAAGAAGCGATTGTTTCGGAAGGAGTTGAAGAAATATTTAAGCTCGATGATAATAAAGCCAATGCGATTGATTTGTTTAATGATAAGTTTATAGAGAAAATCTCCAATTTAGAATTACCCAATACCAAGATTAAGATATTAGAACGCTTGTTGAAACAGACGATAAACGATTTTAAAAAGATTAATAAAGTTAAAGGTCAAGACTTCTCAGAGCTTTTGCAAGGCATTGTCAATAGATACAACGAAAGAAGTGAGAATGATTTGTTGGATTATGAAGGGATTCAGTCTGACACAGCCGAACAAATGTTAGATTTGATTATCAAACTTCGTACGGAAATGGCTTCATTTGAAGATTTAGGTATTGATTATGAAGAAAAAGCCTTCTACGATATTTTAGATGTAATCTGCAAACAATACGGTTTTGAGTTTGATAAAGAGAAGCTTTTAGAGTTGGCAAAGGAAATCAAAAAGATTGTAGATAATACAGCGAAATATCCGGACTGGAGCGATCGCGATGATATAAAAGCACAGCTTAAAATGGATATTATTGTAAAATTGCATCAATATGGTTATCCACCAATTACTCAAGATGATGTGTACAAAAATGTATTAGAACAAGCGGAGAATTTTAAGAAGAATAGGTAA
- a CDS encoding DUF4286 family protein, which translates to MIIFNITYIVEKDIQEEWLTWFEEYLIKELMKKGGFKSARFSKVLSHPQPDATNYSIQFFSENEEDFHFFLKNEYSKFLADLNQKFQQKVIAFATEMEYLKDYYSNGN; encoded by the coding sequence ATGATTATTTTTAACATAACTTACATTGTAGAAAAAGACATTCAAGAAGAATGGTTGACTTGGTTTGAGGAATATCTCATCAAAGAGCTGATGAAAAAAGGTGGCTTCAAATCAGCAAGATTCAGTAAAGTTTTATCTCATCCACAGCCCGATGCTACCAATTATTCTATCCAATTTTTTTCTGAAAACGAGGAAGATTTTCATTTTTTCCTAAAGAATGAATACTCTAAATTTTTAGCTGATTTAAATCAAAAATTTCAGCAAAAAGTGATTGCTTTCGCCACCGAAATGGAATATCTAAAAGACTATTATTCCAACGGAAATTGA
- a CDS encoding type I restriction endonuclease subunit R → MKYTESQLEQAFISLLETEGYIYIDGKQLQRSLNQEVLIKEDLRAFLQDRYEDLEEIELESITNELAFQSTSNLYESNKYICKLLADGFIFKRNNPQKKDLHIRYIDCDSVANNTFKIVNQLEIQGSELRIPDLILYINGIPVVVFEFKTAIEEEITIHDAYKQLTTRYKRGIPELLKYNVFCVISDGVNNKAGTVFSPYEFYYGWNKITGAEKKALTGIETTTSLVQGMLNQTLLVDIIHHFVLFPDNSKREDKILCRYPQYYAANKLYQNIKAHRKPIGDGKGGTYFGATGCGKSFTMLYLTRLLMRSTDFASPTIIIISDRTDLDDQLSKDFTNAKKFIGDENIINIESRADLRSRLRGIESGGVYLTTVQKFAEDAEILSDRTNIICISDEAHRSQVNLDLKVKIDEEKGVTKSYGFAKYLHDSLPNATYVGFTGTPIDKTLEVFGDVVDQYTMFESVNDEITVRLVYEGRAAKVNLDYNKVQEIENYYENAVAEGASEYHVEASQKAIAKMEVVLGDTDRIKAIAQDFINHYEKRIAEKATVAGKVMFVCASRTIAYKLYQ, encoded by the coding sequence ATGAAATACACCGAATCACAATTAGAACAAGCTTTTATTAGCCTTTTGGAAACAGAAGGCTATATCTATATTGATGGAAAACAGTTGCAAAGAAGTTTAAATCAAGAAGTATTGATTAAAGAGGATTTGCGTGCGTTTTTGCAAGATCGTTATGAAGATTTAGAAGAAATAGAATTGGAAAGCATTACCAATGAGTTGGCTTTTCAATCGACCTCTAATTTGTACGAGTCTAATAAATACATTTGCAAATTATTGGCGGATGGATTTATTTTTAAACGTAACAATCCACAAAAAAAGGATTTACATATACGATATATCGATTGTGATTCGGTAGCCAATAACACGTTTAAAATTGTCAATCAACTCGAGATACAAGGAAGCGAATTGCGCATTCCTGATTTGATCTTGTACATCAATGGAATTCCTGTCGTGGTTTTTGAATTTAAAACAGCCATTGAAGAAGAAATTACCATTCATGATGCGTACAAGCAATTAACGACACGTTACAAAAGAGGGATTCCCGAATTACTAAAATACAATGTGTTTTGTGTGATTAGTGATGGGGTGAATAACAAAGCCGGAACAGTATTTTCTCCTTACGAATTTTACTACGGTTGGAATAAAATTACTGGAGCAGAAAAGAAAGCCTTAACAGGAATTGAAACTACAACTTCTTTGGTGCAAGGAATGTTGAATCAAACACTATTGGTTGATATTATTCATCATTTTGTATTGTTTCCGGACAATTCTAAAAGAGAAGATAAAATTCTGTGTCGCTATCCTCAATATTATGCGGCCAATAAGTTGTATCAAAACATCAAAGCTCACCGTAAACCTATAGGTGACGGTAAAGGTGGAACATACTTTGGAGCTACTGGTTGTGGTAAAAGTTTTACGATGCTGTACTTAACGCGTTTGTTGATGCGTTCCACCGATTTTGCAAGTCCAACGATTATTATAATTTCCGACCGTACCGATTTAGACGATCAATTATCAAAGGATTTTACGAATGCCAAGAAATTCATTGGAGATGAAAATATCATCAATATCGAATCGAGAGCCGATTTACGATCTCGATTAAGAGGAATTGAAAGTGGTGGTGTGTATCTGACTACTGTTCAGAAATTTGCTGAAGATGCTGAAATTTTATCCGATCGTACCAATATCATTTGTATATCGGATGAGGCCCACCGCTCACAAGTGAATCTTGATTTAAAAGTAAAAATTGACGAAGAAAAAGGAGTGACAAAATCGTATGGTTTTGCCAAATATTTACACGATTCTTTACCTAATGCAACTTATGTTGGATTTACAGGAACACCTATCGACAAAACCTTAGAAGTGTTTGGAGATGTAGTGGATCAATACACGATGTTTGAATCGGTAAATGATGAAATTACCGTTCGTTTGGTCTATGAAGGTAGAGCTGCTAAAGTCAATCTAGATTACAATAAAGTTCAAGAAATTGAAAATTATTACGAAAATGCAGTTGCAGAAGGAGCATCTGAATATCATGTAGAAGCCAGTCAAAAAGCAATCGCTAAAATGGAAGTTGTTTTAGGAGATACCGACCGAATCAAAGCTATTGCACAAGATTTTATTAATCATTACGAAAAGCGTATCGCAGAAAAAGCTACCGTAGCAGGAAAAGTGATGTTTGTTTGTGCTTCTCGTACCATTGCTTATAAATTGTACCAATAA
- a CDS encoding MerR family transcriptional regulator: MKINLPEKLYYSIGEVAKAFDVNASLIRFWEKEFPQIQPKKNKKGNRFFTPQDIQNFKLIYHLVKERGYTLEGARTALDENKNLENEVQLVFRLEKIKEELLLLKSTLNDFESE; the protein is encoded by the coding sequence ATGAAGATTAACTTACCTGAGAAACTCTATTATTCCATCGGTGAGGTGGCTAAAGCTTTTGATGTCAACGCCTCACTCATCCGCTTTTGGGAAAAGGAATTCCCGCAAATTCAACCAAAGAAAAATAAAAAGGGAAATCGCTTTTTCACACCACAAGACATTCAGAATTTTAAACTGATTTATCACTTGGTCAAAGAAAGAGGTTATACCTTGGAAGGGGCTCGAACGGCTTTAGACGAAAATAAAAATCTTGAAAATGAAGTTCAATTGGTGTTTCGTTTAGAGAAAATTAAAGAGGAATTACTGCTACTAAAATCCACTTTAAACGACTTTGAAAGTGAGTAA
- the alaS gene encoding alanine--tRNA ligase, translating into MNSNTIRQKFLSFFEEKQHEIVSGAPIVLKDDPTLMFTNSGMNQFKDYFLGYTEPKFKRAADTQKCLRVSGKHNDLDDVGKDTYHHTMFEMLGNWSFGDYFKKEAIAWAWELLTEVFKISKENLYVTIFEGNEEENLPEDTEAATFWKEHIADNRILKGNKKDNFWEMGASGPCGPCSEIHVDLRSEEEKKKKSGAELVNKDHPQVVEIWNLVFMQFNRKADGSLENLPHYHIDTGMGFERLCMVLQNKTSNYDTDVFSSLIQKVEELTQHQYNKNTTTDVAIRVVVDHLRAVSFAIADGQLPSNTGAGYVIRRILRRAISYAYRFLNQKDTFIYRLVDGFVHQYGEAFPELKRNQDLITKVIEQEEESFLKTIHQGLNLLNDLIEKTEGRVLEGKAVFELYDTYGFPLDLSQLIAAEKGFSIDEKAYEAEMEKQKQRSKAAATSSKGDWEILLEGAEENFIGYDACQANVEISRYRVVEDKKGQFYQLVFNQTPFYAEGGGQVGDKGYLLTEEGDKIEILDTKKENNLIYHLAQKLPQNFKNLKAVVNESRRKNIMRNHTATHLLHQALRAILGTHVEQKGSYVSGDYLRFDFSHFEKLTEEQLNLIQQFVNNRIKEEIPLEENREISLTEALEKGAMALFGEKYGDKVRMIQFGDSKELCGGTHAGNTADLFTFKIIAETSSAAGIRRIEAVTGQGALEFYQSYQAKYEQIEELMGNPAHLNAAIEKLIAENQKNQEKIKGLEKIAVGLEKEKWLKEEKNIKGISSILVQTEMDNSGIKDLIFNLKSENPERFILVMNTQNDKPTLSVGVGNDLVEKRGLNAGQLVREWAKIIKGGGGGQPDFASAGGKEVAQLPEVLKTAQEFLENL; encoded by the coding sequence ATGAATTCCAATACTATACGTCAGAAATTTTTATCTTTTTTTGAAGAAAAACAGCACGAAATTGTTTCAGGTGCACCCATCGTTTTGAAGGATGACCCGACGCTAATGTTTACCAATAGTGGGATGAATCAATTCAAAGATTATTTCTTGGGCTATACCGAGCCTAAATTTAAGCGAGCCGCAGATACACAGAAATGCTTGCGTGTATCGGGTAAACACAATGACTTAGACGATGTGGGTAAAGATACCTACCATCATACCATGTTTGAAATGTTGGGGAATTGGTCTTTTGGAGATTACTTCAAAAAAGAAGCCATTGCCTGGGCGTGGGAGCTTCTGACAGAGGTTTTTAAGATTTCTAAAGAAAATTTATACGTCACTATTTTTGAGGGAAATGAAGAGGAAAATTTGCCAGAGGATACAGAAGCAGCCACTTTTTGGAAAGAACATATTGCTGATAATCGAATTTTAAAAGGCAATAAAAAAGATAATTTTTGGGAAATGGGAGCGAGCGGCCCCTGCGGGCCTTGTTCAGAAATTCATGTGGATTTACGCTCTGAAGAAGAAAAAAAGAAAAAATCAGGCGCAGAATTAGTAAATAAAGATCACCCGCAAGTGGTAGAAATTTGGAATTTGGTCTTTATGCAATTTAACCGAAAGGCTGATGGGAGTTTAGAGAATTTACCGCATTACCACATAGATACAGGGATGGGCTTTGAGCGGCTATGCATGGTTTTGCAAAATAAAACATCTAATTATGATACCGATGTTTTTTCTAGTTTGATTCAAAAAGTGGAAGAGTTAACCCAGCATCAATACAACAAAAATACAACTACAGATGTTGCTATACGCGTGGTAGTAGACCATTTGCGTGCGGTTTCTTTTGCTATTGCAGATGGGCAATTACCATCAAACACTGGCGCAGGCTATGTCATCAGGCGGATTTTGCGAAGAGCCATCAGTTATGCTTACCGATTTTTAAATCAGAAGGATACGTTCATTTATCGGTTGGTTGATGGATTTGTACATCAATACGGTGAAGCCTTCCCTGAACTGAAACGAAATCAAGATTTGATAACTAAAGTCATAGAGCAAGAAGAAGAAAGCTTCTTGAAAACCATTCACCAAGGTTTGAATCTTTTGAATGATTTAATAGAAAAAACAGAAGGTAGAGTCTTGGAAGGGAAAGCAGTTTTTGAGCTTTATGACACTTATGGTTTCCCGCTAGATTTATCTCAACTCATTGCTGCCGAGAAGGGTTTTTCCATCGATGAAAAAGCTTATGAAGCAGAGATGGAAAAACAAAAACAGCGCTCAAAAGCAGCTGCAACTTCTAGCAAAGGAGATTGGGAAATTTTGCTCGAAGGGGCAGAAGAAAACTTCATAGGCTATGATGCTTGCCAAGCCAATGTTGAAATTTCAAGATATCGAGTAGTGGAAGATAAAAAAGGTCAATTTTATCAATTGGTATTCAACCAAACACCCTTTTATGCAGAAGGCGGCGGGCAAGTGGGCGACAAAGGCTATTTGCTGACAGAAGAAGGAGATAAAATTGAAATATTAGATACCAAAAAGGAAAATAATTTAATTTATCATTTAGCTCAAAAATTACCACAAAATTTCAAAAATTTAAAAGCAGTGGTGAATGAGTCTCGACGGAAAAATATCATGAGAAATCATACGGCTACACATTTGTTGCATCAAGCTTTGAGAGCGATTCTCGGAACTCACGTTGAGCAAAAAGGTAGCTACGTGAGTGGGGATTATTTGCGGTTTGATTTTTCGCATTTTGAGAAATTAACCGAGGAACAGCTGAATTTAATTCAACAATTTGTTAATAACCGCATTAAAGAAGAAATTCCCTTGGAAGAAAATCGTGAAATTTCGCTTACCGAAGCTTTGGAGAAAGGCGCTATGGCACTTTTTGGCGAGAAATATGGAGATAAAGTACGAATGATTCAGTTTGGAGATTCCAAAGAACTTTGTGGTGGAACTCACGCGGGGAATACGGCTGATTTGTTCACATTTAAAATTATTGCAGAAACATCATCGGCGGCGGGGATCCGCCGAATTGAAGCCGTAACAGGGCAAGGCGCTTTAGAATTCTATCAATCTTATCAAGCTAAATATGAGCAAATCGAAGAACTCATGGGGAATCCAGCGCATTTGAATGCTGCGATTGAAAAGCTGATAGCCGAGAATCAAAAAAATCAAGAAAAAATTAAAGGCTTAGAAAAAATAGCCGTAGGCTTAGAGAAAGAAAAATGGCTAAAGGAAGAAAAAAACATCAAAGGAATTTCGAGCATTTTAGTCCAAACTGAAATGGATAATAGTGGCATCAAAGATTTGATTTTCAATTTGAAATCTGAAAATCCTGAACGCTTTATTCTAGTGATGAATACTCAGAATGATAAACCAACCCTTTCGGTGGGAGTGGGTAATGATTTAGTCGAAAAAAGAGGATTAAACGCAGGGCAATTGGTGCGTGAGTGGGCTAAAATCATCAAAGGCGGTGGCGGTGGCCAACCTGATTTTGCTAGTGCAGGGGGAAAAGAAGTGGCTCAATTACCTGAAGTTTTGAAAACGGCACAAGAGTTCCTAGAAAATTTGTAA
- a CDS encoding nucleoside deaminase — MTELFSHEYFMKKALQEAEIAFEKGEIPVGAIIVAQDKIIGRGHNLTEQLTDVTAHAEIQAITAASQYLNGKYLRNCKLYVTLEPCCMCAGALYWSQIDEIYVGAKDLKRGFSNFNVPLHPKTKIKFGVLAEESLNLIQKFFKNKRK; from the coding sequence ATGACTGAATTATTTTCTCATGAATATTTTATGAAAAAAGCCTTACAGGAAGCTGAAATTGCTTTTGAGAAAGGTGAAATTCCTGTAGGAGCCATCATTGTAGCTCAAGACAAAATCATCGGGCGAGGGCATAATTTAACCGAACAGCTCACTGACGTGACGGCACATGCTGAAATACAAGCTATTACCGCGGCAAGCCAGTATTTGAACGGGAAGTATTTAAGGAATTGTAAATTATATGTGACTTTAGAGCCTTGCTGCATGTGTGCTGGGGCGCTTTATTGGAGTCAGATTGATGAGATTTATGTGGGGGCAAAGGATCTGAAGCGTGGTTTTTCTAACTTTAATGTCCCTTTGCATCCTAAAACGAAAATCAAATTTGGTGTTTTGGCTGAAGAAAGTTTAAATTTAATTCAAAAATTTTTCAAAAATAAAAGAAAATAG
- a CDS encoding glycosyltransferase — MNSPFFAIIIAVYEREEELKKLLESIGNQVFRNFEVIVVDDGSPRPLQEVVEEFQPRLSIKYYYKENSGPGQSRNFGMQKSEANYYIFLDSDTILPPQYLQEISKALEKNKYDFFGGADAAAEDFNALQKAISFAMTSMISTGGIRGRKQSVMRFQPRSFNMGISRECFSATGGFSNLRVGEDPDLSMRLWEKGFRSGFIEKAWVYHQRRNNLKSFGRQVRSFGRARPVLNRRHPQYRKLSFWFPSFFILGFCIAILLAFFGIWWLLIFYGFYFLVVFILAFIETKGLKSAILGCVAVFIQMEMYGIGFLEAQIKLNLLRQKPEKAFPQHFTHD; from the coding sequence ATGAATTCACCCTTTTTTGCCATCATTATTGCTGTATATGAGCGAGAAGAAGAGTTAAAGAAACTTTTAGAAAGCATAGGGAATCAGGTTTTTAGAAATTTTGAAGTCATTGTAGTAGACGATGGATCTCCTAGACCTCTGCAAGAAGTGGTGGAAGAATTTCAGCCGAGGCTAAGCATCAAATATTATTACAAAGAAAATTCAGGGCCTGGGCAGAGCCGAAATTTTGGGATGCAAAAATCTGAAGCTAACTATTACATTTTCTTAGACTCTGACACTATATTGCCACCGCAGTATTTGCAAGAAATTTCTAAAGCCTTAGAAAAAAATAAATATGATTTCTTCGGAGGGGCAGATGCTGCTGCAGAAGATTTCAATGCGTTGCAAAAAGCAATTTCATTTGCCATGACATCGATGATTTCAACAGGCGGTATCCGAGGGAGAAAACAATCAGTGATGAGGTTTCAGCCGAGGAGTTTCAATATGGGCATCTCACGTGAATGTTTTTCAGCAACGGGTGGTTTTTCCAATTTGCGTGTAGGCGAAGACCCAGACTTGAGCATGCGTCTTTGGGAGAAAGGATTTCGGTCTGGTTTCATTGAGAAAGCATGGGTATATCATCAGCGTAGGAATAATTTGAAATCTTTTGGCCGCCAAGTTCGTTCTTTTGGTCGTGCTCGCCCTGTGCTAAATCGTCGGCACCCACAATATCGGAAGTTAAGTTTTTGGTTTCCAAGCTTTTTTATTTTAGGCTTTTGTATAGCTATTTTACTTGCATTTTTTGGTATTTGGTGGCTGCTGATTTTCTATGGCTTCTATTTTTTAGTTGTTTTCATTTTAGCTTTTATAGAGACAAAAGGCTTAAAATCAGCGATTTTAGGCTGCGTGGCTGTTTTTATTCAAATGGAAATGTACGGCATTGGTTTTTTAGAAGCTCAAATTAAGTTAAATTTATTGCGTCAGAAGCCAGAGAAAGCTTTTCCACAACATTTTACCCATGACTGA